One segment of Parvularcula sp. IMCC14364 DNA contains the following:
- the rdgB gene encoding RdgB/HAM1 family non-canonical purine NTP pyrophosphatase, with protein MTRKFFDKKLVLATHNKGKLAEFSGLLAPMGVTVLSAGDLNLPEPEETGDTFEANSALKALAAAQASELPALADDSGLAVTALNGDPGIYSARWAGPEKDFLAAMQRVEDGLHAAGNEDRSAAFICVLTLAWPDGHTEVVRGECAGKLIWPPRGEGGFGYDPMFMPLGRTQTFAEIPADEKKTISHRALAVEAMLNKCF; from the coding sequence ATGACTAGGAAATTTTTTGACAAAAAACTGGTCCTCGCGACCCACAACAAGGGCAAACTGGCCGAATTTTCCGGTCTTTTAGCCCCGATGGGTGTCACCGTTCTTTCTGCCGGCGACCTGAATCTGCCAGAACCAGAGGAAACGGGGGACACCTTTGAAGCCAATTCCGCCCTGAAAGCGCTCGCCGCTGCACAGGCCAGTGAATTACCTGCTCTGGCTGATGATTCCGGCCTCGCTGTCACTGCCCTAAATGGCGATCCTGGCATATATTCCGCCAGATGGGCCGGACCAGAAAAAGATTTTCTGGCTGCCATGCAAAGAGTGGAAGACGGGTTGCATGCGGCTGGCAATGAAGACCGCTCTGCTGCCTTTATATGTGTCCTGACGCTGGCCTGGCCGGATGGCCATACAGAAGTGGTGCGCGGGGAATGCGCCGGCAAGCTGATCTGGCCGCCGCGCGGAGAGGGCGGCTTCGGCTATGATCCGATGTTCATGCCGCTTGGCAGAACCCAGACATTTGCGGAAATACCCGCCGATGAAAAGAAAACCATCTCCCATCGAGCGCTGGCTGTAGAGGCCATGCTGAATAAGTGTTTCTGA